In Oryza brachyantha chromosome 2, ObraRS2, whole genome shotgun sequence, a single window of DNA contains:
- the LOC102702630 gene encoding secretory carrier-associated membrane protein 5 codes for MHHDPNPFDEGADENPFSNGGGGAARGGGGGGRGGGGGGKSQFSFGFGGLGGGSKGGATVDIPLDNMSVREDSKGKGKELLQWESDLKRREADIRRREEALKSAGVPMEDKNWPPFFPIIHHDIANEIPANAQKLQYLAFASWLGIVLCLFWNFIAVIVCWIRGGDSKLFFLATIYGMLGTPLSYLMWYRPLYRAMRTDSAFSFGWFFLCYMLHIAFCVFAAIAPPVIFRGKSLTGILAAIDTFSDHAIVGIFYFVGFALFCLETLVSIWVLQKVYMYFRGHK; via the exons ATGCACCACGACCCCAACCCCTTCGACGAGGGCGCCGACGAAAACCCCTTCTCC aatggaggaggtggagcagcacgtggtggtggtggtggtggccgtggcggcggcggtggcggcaagtCTCAGTTCTCGTTTGGATTCggtggcctcggcggcggaAGCAAAGGCGGTGCCACTGTCGACATCCCCCTCGACAACATGAGCGTAAGAGAG GATTCGAAGGGCAAGGGGAAGGAGCTGTTGCAATGGGAGTCAGATCTCAAGAGGCGAGAGGCG GACATCAGGAGAAGGGAGGAGGCCCTCAAGAGCG CCGGAGTGCCCATGGAGGACAAGAATTGGCCACCATTCTTCCCGATTATCCACCACGACATTGCCAATGAGATACCTGCCAATGCACAAAAGTTGCAGTACCTTGCATTTGCGAGCTGGCTTG GGATTGTACTTTGTCTCTTCTGGAATTTCATTGCTGTTATAGTCTGTTGGATCAGAGGAGGAG ATTCCAAGCTCTTTTTCCTGGCTACCATATACGGTATGCTTGGAACGCCCTTGTCATACTTGATGTGGTATAGGCCTCTGTATCGTGCAATGAG AACTGATAGCGCATTCAGCTTTGGATGGTTTTTCCTTTGCTACATG CTTCACATTGCCTTCTGTGTATTTGCTGCTATCGCTCCACCAGTTATATTTCGTGGAAAGTCATTAAC TGGTATATTGGCTGCAATTGACACCTTCTCTGATCATGCTATAGTTGGG ATCTTTTACTTTGTTGGATTTGCCTTGTTTTGCTTGGAGACACTTGTGAGCATTTGGGTTCTTCAG AAAGTATACATGTATTTCAGAGGGCACAAGTGA
- the LOC102703185 gene encoding glycine, alanine and asparagine-rich protein-like, with protein MCDYFLQRMEGEQAGDLADIVRAGGAAAAGGGGGGSGSCGVPSTASTEWQLPPAGETGLFPLPPPSSSDGSGMSSGADAFGDPFAGLPDPFGGDYPSSSAGAAADFFDAVVTGSMDAGGVAKAGFVDLGVVGGGGCDGGVDGGGGGGLLGMRKPILPRGAMQMMPSVSPRAIRPYPIMAGHDAVKLGVPMAGGPCAFDAAAAGLHMSSSPRAGGGIKRRKNQARKVVCIPAPAAAGGRTSGEVVPSDLWAWRKYGQKPIKGSPYPRGYYRCSSSKGCSARKQVERSRTDPNMLVITYTSEHNHPWPTQRNALAGSTRSHHAKNSNSSSSSSASKNNSSHSYCHQTKPPVKAEPNDQAAAAVAAAATTSTTATTTGTTGAGIPVKEEAMAGSSSGTFQRQKSMDDNASAAATAAAAAVEQHSDLMQQMFSQSYRPTIPEGAGGHHDDFFADLAELESDPMSLIFSKEYMATKPGGDPDKENTIGKELDPAYMLDWSTTVGTTAGGSSFMQGEGGNL; from the exons ATGTGTGACTACTTCTTGCAAAGGATGGAGGGGGAGCAGGCCGGAGACCTCGCTGACATCGTCCGGGCCGGCGGtgctgctgcggcgggcggtggtggcggtggttcAGGTAGCTGCGGCGTCCCGTCGACGGCCAGTACTGAATGGCAGCTACCGCCGGCGGGGGAGACGGGGCTCTTCCcgctgccgccaccgtcgtcgtcggatgGCTCGGGCATGAGTAGTGGGGCAGATGCCTTCGGGGACCCATTCGCTGGCCTCCCGGACCCGTTCGGTGGCGACTACCCCTCCTCGTCTGCCGGAGCTGCGGCTGACTTCTTTGACGCCGTCGTCACGGGCTCAATGGACGCCGGGGGCGTGGCCAAGGCCGGCTTCGTCGACCTGGGTGtcgtcggtggtggtggctgcgACGGAGGCGTggatggtggtggaggaggagggttgCTGGGCATGAGGAAACCTATCTTGCCGAGGGGCGCCATGCAGATGATGCCGTCGGTGTCGCCGAGGGCGATACGGCCGTACCCCATCATGGCCGGTCATGACGCGGTGAAGCTCGGCGTGCCGATGGCCGGCGGGCCCTGCGCGttcgacgccgccgcagcagggCTGCacatgtcgtcgtcgccgcgtgcTGGAGGCGGGATCAAGCGCAG GAAGAACCAGGCTAGGAAGGTGGTGTGCATTCCAGCACCTGCAGCTGCAGGAGGGAGGACCAGTGGGGAGGTTGTTCCTTCTGATCTCTGGGCTTGGAGGAAGTATGGCCAGAAGCCTATCAAAGGCTCTCCCTACCCAAG AGGGTACTACAGATGCAGCAGCTCGAAAGGATGCTCGGCACGCAAGCAGGTGGAGCGCAGCCGGACCGACCCCAACATGCTCGTCATCACCTACACGTCGGAGCACAACCACCCGTGGCCGACGCAGCGCAACGCGCTCGCCGGCTCGACGCGGTCTCACCATGCCAagaacagcaacagcagcagcagctcgtcGGCCTCCAAGAACAACTCCTCGCACAGCTACTGCCACCAGACGAAGCCACCTGTCAAGGCGGAACCCAACgatcaagccgccgccgccgtcgccgccgccgcgacgacgagCACGACGGCCACCACCACGGGAACCACGGGCGCCGGTATACCTGTGAAAGAGGAGGCCATGGCAGGGTCGTCGTCGGGAACATTCCAGAGGCAGAAATCCATGGATGACAATGCTTCTGCTgcagccacggcggcggcggcggcggtagagCAGCACAGTGATCTCATGCAGCAGATGTTCAGCCAGAGCTACAGGCCGACGATACCggagggcgccggcggccaccatGACGACTTCTTCGCCGACCTCGCGGAGCTGGAGTCAGATCCCATGAGCCTGATCTTCTCCAAGGAGTACATGGCGACCAAGCCAGGTGGTGACCCTGACAAGGAGAACACCATAGGCAAGGAGTTGGATCCAGCGTACATGCTGGATTGGTCTACCACTGTTGGCACTACAGCTGGTGGGAGCTCATTTATGCAAGGGGAGGGAGGTAATTTATGA
- the LOC102701336 gene encoding uncharacterized protein LOC102701336, which produces MTTTRRTKSPMVSASPRSDDDDDGAVMDASPEFRDWGNLPELPLSEVLRGLLPCLRSVYAFAAACRPWRRLLRDSAADLVRPRLPPLLLLCPAYRVVPVSPRVVAAPVSYSLPGDGTVLSASRGHLVLLRRNPFHSLHLVDALTGAVRHVLPLPSPHFAYHYAALAPSRLLLFHSKHAFFSLPVGDTDPNPRPDWAKHSLPRTASFVRSTLEFRGRLLGLTDRAQLLEFHLDANHPNKSAQMLPATGLPDATTFDRWHFGPHLVAAGDRLLLVLFMLVPRFGSLFQAQTRVKKVAVYALDMAKMRWEEVENIGAYSLFVDCAGRSTAGCVDVGNCGLEENRIYIAAPGCDGWYSCSPGWEVPLGGQGTGPLSIQAMKWLPWPSQIWIYPRLLF; this is translated from the coding sequence atgaCCACGACGCGCCGCACGAAAAGCCCCATGGTTAGCGCCTCCCCccgctccgacgacgacgacgacggcgcggtgaTGGATGCCTCGCCGGAGTTCCGCGACTGGGGCAACCTGCCGGAGCTGCCGCTGTCGGAGGTGCTGCGGGGCCTCCTCCCCTGCCTCCGCTCGGTCTACGCCTTCGCGGCCGCGTGCCGGCCCTGGCGCCGCCTGCTCCGggactccgccgccgacctcgTCCGCCCCCGTCtaccgccgctcctcctcctctgcccgGCCTACCGCGTCGTGCCGGTATCCCCGCGCGTCGTCGCGGCGCCCGTCTCCTACTCCCTCCCCGGCGATGGCACCGTCCTGTCCGCCTCCCGGGGCCACCTCGTGCTCCTCCGCCGTAACCCCTTTCACAGCCTTCACCTCGTCGACGCCCTCACCGGCGCCGTGCGGCACGTGCTGCCTCTCCCTTCCCCGCACTTCGCCTACCACTACGCCGCCCTCGCGCCCTCCCGGCTGCTCCTCTTCCATTCCAAGCACGCCTTCTTCTCCCTCCCCGTGGGCGACACAGACCCCAACCCCCGCCCCGATTGGGCCAAGCACAGCCTCCCCCGGACCGCCTCCTTCGTCCGGTCTACCCTAGAATTCCGCGGGCGCCTCCTCGGCTTGACCGATCGCGCGCAGTTACTTGAGTTCCACCTCGATGCCAACCATCCGAACAAATCCGCCCAAATGTTACCTGCCACCGGCCTCCCGGACGCCACCACGTTCGACCGGTGGCACTTCGGCCCACATctggtcgccgccggtgatcgGTTGCTCCTGGTGCTCTTCATGCTGGTGCCGCGATTTGGCAGTTTGTTTCAGGCACAGACGCGTGTGAAGAAGGTTGCCGTCTACGCACTTGACATGGCGAAGATGAGGTGGGAAGAGGTGGAGAACATCGGAGCTTACAGCTTGTTCGTGGACTGCGCCGGGAGGAGTACCGCTGGATGTGTGGATGTGGGGAACTGTGGCCTGGAGGAGAACCGAATTTACATTGCTGCTCCTGGGTGCGATGGCTGGTATTCATGCTCGCCTGGGTGGGAGGTTCCTCTCGGTGGTCAAGGGACTGGACCGTTGTCAATTCAAGCAATGAAGTGGCTGCCATGGCCTTCACAGATATGGATTTATCCACGtcttttattttga
- the LOC102700780 gene encoding ATPase family AAA domain-containing protein 3-B-like: MAAAAAAAKAAAAALSAAGAFAVSSERAYADGGAPAFRFPGLSTSPSPPPAAPPPPAAAADQQPPAPPAEEKRKVRNDHPRTSAAGFDPEPLERAVALLRQIEKSPHGKQLFDTLKKEEDVRRAEINTRKVELQRELAALELEKKRVDYDERQKLEQQRAQIKSQIARYDDELARKRMQADHEAQRVRNQELVKMQEESAIRQEQIRRAIEEQIQEERRKTDREKAAIDRDTEKMRIFADAEARAIEKKQTEDVDRRLLIEKAKAEKEKWIEAINTTFDHIGGGLRTILTDQNKLVVAVGGATALAAGIYTTREGARVVWGYVDRILGQPSLIRESSRGKYPWSGVFSRSMHTMASKLNKGSNSGNNGNGFGDVILNPSLQKRVKQLANATANTKLHQAPFRNMLFYGPPGTGKTMAARELARKSGLDYALMTGGDVAPLGSQAVTKIHQLFDWAKKSNRGLLLFIDEADAFLCERNKTYMSEAQRSALNALLFRTGDQSKDIVLALATNRPGDLDSAVADRIDEVLEFPLPGEDERSKLLRLYLDKYIMKAGEKHEKSWLRFFRGQPQKIEVKGITDELIREAAAKTEGFSGREIAKLMASVQAAVYGSKECVLTPDLFREVVDYKVAEHQQRRRLAGYDMKNA; the protein is encoded by the exons atggccgccgccgccgccgccgcgaaggccgcggccgcggccctCTCGGCCGCCGGGGCCTTCGCCGTCTCCTCCGAGCGAGCGTACGCCGATGGGGGCGCCCCCGCGTTCCGATTCCCCGGGCTCTCCACCTCCCCGTCCCctccccccgccgcgccgccgccgccggcggcggcggcagaccAGCAACCGCCCGCGCCTCCCGCGGAGGAGAAGCGCAAGGTCCGGAACGATCACCCACGCACCAGTGCCGCCGGGTTCGACCCCGAGCCGCTGGAGCGCGCGGTCGCTCTGCTGCGGCAGATCGAGAAGTCTCCGCATGGGAAACAG CTCTTCGATACACtgaagaaggaggaggacgTGCGGCGGGCGGAGATCAACACGAGGAAGGTCGAGTTACAGAGGGAGCTTGCTGCGCTCGAACTT GAGAAGAAACGCGTGGATTATGATGAGAGGCAAAAACTCGAGCAACAACGAGCTCAGATAAAATCACAGATAGCTCGATACGACGATGAGCTAGCAAGGAAGAGAATGCAGGCAGACCATGAGGCGCAGAGGGTGAGAAACCAGGAGCTTGTGAAGATGCAAGAGGAATCAGCTATTAGGCAAGAGCAGATTAGACGTGCAATCGAGGAGCAAATACAGGAAGAACGAAGAAAGACTGATAGAGAAAAGGCAGCTATAGATAGGGATACTGAGAAAATGAGAATTTTTGCTGATGCAGAGGCAAGAgcgattgaaaaaaaacaaactgaaGATGTTGACAGGCGATTGCTTATAGAGAAGGCAAAGGCTGAGAAGGAGAAGTGGATTGAAGCAATAAATACTACCTTTGACCATATAGGAG GTGGTTTACGGACAATATTGACTGACCAAAATAAGCTAGTTGTAGCAGTTGGAGGCGCCACAGCACTTGCAGCTGGGATATACACAACAAG GGAGGGTGCAAGAGTAGTCTGGGGCTATGTTGATCGTATTCTAGGTCAACCATCACTTATTAGAGAGTCTTCACGAGGGAAATATCCCTGGTCTGGTGTCTTTTCACGTAGTATGCATACGATGGCCAGTAAACTGAACAAAGGAAGCAACTCAGGGAATAATGGGAATGGGTTTGGTGATGTTATTCTAAATCCTTCTCTTCAGAAGAGAGTGAAGCAGCTTGCTAATGCCACCGCCAACACAAAACTTCATCAAGCTCCATTTAGAAATATGCTTTTCTATGGGCCACCAGGCACAGGAAAAACGATGGCAGCAAGAGAACTAGCCCGGAAATCG GGATTAGATTATGCACTAATGACTGGTGGAGATGTTGCACCGTTGGGATCACAAGCAGTCACCAAGATTCATCAGTTGTTTGACTGGGCAAAGAAGTCGAATAGAGGCTTGCTCCTCTTCATTGATGAAGCTGACGCTTTCTTGTGCGA ACGAAACAAGACATATATGAGTGAAGCTCAAAGGAGTGCCCTGAATGCTCTCCTTTTCCGCACAGGTGACCAATCTAAGGACATTGTCCTTGCACTTGCAACCAACAGGCCTGGTGACCTTGACTCTGCTGTTGCCGACCGTATTGATGAGGTCCTCGAGTTTCCTTTGCCTGGGGAAGATGAGCGGTCCAAACTTCTTAGACTATATCTGGACAAATACATAATGAAAGCTGGTGAAAAGCATGAAAAGAGTTGGCTCAGGTTCTTCCGTGGTCAGCCTCAGAAAATAGAGGTGAAGGGCATCACAGATGAGTTGATACGGGAGGCGGCTGCCAAGACTGAGGGTTTCTCAGGAAGAGAGATCGCAAAGCTGATGGCAAGTGTGCAGGCTGCTGTGTACGGAAGCAAGGAGTGCGTGCTGACTCCAGACCTGTTCCGTGAGGTTGTAGATTACAAGGTCGCCGAGCACCAGCAGAGGAGACGACTTGCTGGCTATGATATGAAGAATGCTTAG
- the LOC102701061 gene encoding uncharacterized protein LOC102701061, with the protein MVGIFSRFSAGAHRRAKSAVEVVETLAPDMNIGESGSQAVPADSPHGIEVGAEFKPVEHPVEPVNLDQPVKCPLPEPSILHDGRIWKERMSTAGARVMTDLPVVKEGSQLESDSSGARSRSAVPKRAILPSVSAPENNILALLDECDVPESLNPAE; encoded by the exons ATGGTTGGAATCTTCTCCAGGTTCTCCGCCGgcgcccaccgccgcgccaAGAGCGCCGTC GAGGTTGTGGAGACATTGGCACCCGACATGAACATCGGCGAGTCTGGTTCACAAGCTGTTCCTGCGGATAGTCCACATGGCATTGAGGTTGGCGCGGAGTTCAAGCCGGTGGAGCACCCAGTGGAGCCTGTTAACCTTGATCAACCTGTGAAATGTCCACTTCCTGAACCATCCATACTACAT GATGGGAGGATATGGAAAGAAAGGATGTCTACAGCGGGTGCGAGGGTGATGACAGACTTGCCAGTTGTGAAGGAAGGATCGCAGCTTGAGTCTGACAGCAGTGGAGCACGGTCACGATCCGCAGTACCGAAGCGTGCCATATTACCCTCTGTGAGTGCCCCTGAGAATAACATCCTGGCTCTGCTTGATGAGTGTGACGTGCCTGAGAGCCTGAATCCTGCCGAATGA
- the LOC102702912 gene encoding phosphoribulokinase, chloroplastic, with the protein MAISSLHATTSLHSPCTTNTSFRQNQVIFFTTRSSRRGSTRHGGARTFQVSCSVDKPVVIGLAADSGCGKSTFMRRLTSVFGGAAEPPKGGNPDSNTLISDTTTVICLDDYHSLDRTGRKEKGVTALDPRANDFDLMYEQVKAIKEGKAIEKPIYNHVTGLLDPPELIQPPKIFVIEGLHPMFDERVRDLLDFSIYLDISDEVKFAWKIQRDMAERGHSLESIKASIEARKPDFDAFIDPQKQYADAVIEVLPTQLIPDDNEGKVLRVKLIMKEGVKNFNPVYLFDEGSSITWVPCGRKLTCSYPGIKFAYGPDTYFGNEVSVLEMDGQFDRLDELIYVESHLSNLSTKFYGEVTQQMLKHADFPGSNNGTGLFQTIIGLKIRDLYEQIIAERAGAPTEAAKV; encoded by the exons ATGGCAATCTCCAGCCTACATGCCACCACCTCTCTGCACTCCCCTTGCACCACCAACACAAGCTTCAGGCAGAACCAGGTCATCTTCTTTACCACCAGAAGCAGCAGGAGGGGTAGTACAAGGCATGGGGGAGCAAGAACCTTTCAGGTTTCATGTTCAGTTGACAAGCCAGTGGTGATTGGCCTCGCAGCAGACTCGGGATGCGGGAAGAGCACCTTCATGCGCCGGCTCACCAGTGTGTTTGGTGGTGCTGCAGAGCCACCCAAGGGTGGCAACCCAGACTCAAACACACTCATCAGTGACACGACAACGGTGATATGCCTTGATGATTACCATTCCTTGGACAGGACTGGCAGGAAGGAGAAAGGTGTGACTGCCCTGGACCCTAGGGCAAACGACTTTGATCTCATGTATGAACAGGTGAAGGCAATCAAAGAAGGCAAGGCAATTGAGAAGCCAATTTATAACCATGTTACTGGTCTCCTAGACCCACCAGAGCTCATCCAGCCTCCCAAGATTTTTGTCATTGAGGGGTTGCATCCCAT GTTCGACGAACGTGTGAGGGACCTCCTAGATTTCAGCATCTACCTGGACATCAGTGACGAGGTTAAATTTGCATGGAAAATTCAG AGGGATATGGCAGAGCGCGGTCACAGCCTTGAAAGCATCAAGGCTAGTATCGAGGCCAGGAAACCAGATTTTGATGCCTTCATTG ATCCACAGAAGCAATATGCTGATGCTGTGATTGAAGTTCTGCCAACCCAGCTTATTCCTGATGACAATGAAGGGAAGGTGCTACGTGTTAAATTGATCATGAAAGAAGGTGTAAAGAACTTCAACCCAGTTTACCTCTTCGATGAAGGATCAAGCATCACCTGGGTCCCTTGTGGAAGAAAGCTTACATGTTCTTATCCTGGCATCAAATTTGCCTACGGTCCAGACACTTACTTCGGCAATGAG GTATCGGTGCTGGAAATGGATGGCCAATTTGACAGACTAGATGAACTCATCTATGTTGAAAGCCACCTAAGCAACCTCTCAACCAAGTTTTATGGAGAGGTGACACAGCAAATGCTAAAGCACGCAGACTTCCCAGGCAGCAACAATGGAACAGGTCTCTTCCAAACTATCATAGGACTGAAGATTAGAGATCTCTATGAGCAGATTATTGCTGAGAGGGCCGGTGCACCTACTGAAGCGGCAAAAGTTTAA